From the Chloroflexus aurantiacus J-10-fl genome, one window contains:
- a CDS encoding thioredoxin domain-containing protein — protein sequence MRVRLLVLIMLLSLTACTAATPVPSPTAIPRLPTVTPEPLSQSTPTPRIIRLSESPLPVFTPTPIPTPVISADGITTASMAQLGISAEPYAILGDPNAPVTIIEFTDFGCTFCRRHHVLTFPALREEFISSGQVFYVVRQLPVTSPHGDQAALAALCAGEQGKYWEMHDQLFAAGDAWYSDATTARRRIIALATDLGLDSAVLQRCMEHPATQATLARHVSEAHALRVFGTPTFFINNQLFAGAQPIARWRDVLEGGGRR from the coding sequence ATGCGTGTTCGTCTCCTGGTGCTAATAATGTTGCTCTCGCTGACAGCCTGTACCGCAGCGACACCAGTGCCGTCGCCTACAGCCATTCCTCGCCTACCCACAGTCACACCCGAACCATTGTCGCAAAGCACACCGACTCCACGCATCATTCGCCTGAGCGAATCTCCTTTACCCGTCTTCACCCCAACACCAATCCCAACGCCGGTTATCTCTGCGGACGGCATCACCACCGCCAGTATGGCGCAGCTTGGCATCAGTGCCGAACCGTATGCGATCCTGGGCGATCCCAACGCACCGGTGACCATCATCGAATTTACTGATTTTGGCTGTACCTTCTGCCGTCGCCACCACGTGCTCACCTTCCCTGCCTTGCGGGAAGAATTCATTTCCAGCGGCCAGGTCTTCTACGTGGTCAGACAGCTCCCGGTCACCAGCCCGCATGGTGATCAGGCGGCGTTGGCTGCGCTATGTGCCGGCGAACAGGGCAAATACTGGGAGATGCACGACCAGCTCTTCGCCGCCGGCGATGCCTGGTACAGCGATGCTACCACTGCCCGCAGGCGGATCATCGCGCTAGCGACCGATCTCGGTCTGGATAGCGCCGTGTTGCAACGCTGTATGGAACATCCGGCGACCCAGGCGACGCTGGCCCGCCACGTGAGCGAAGCGCATGCCTTACGGGTGTTCGGTACGCCGACCTTTTTCATCAACAATCAGCTCTTTGCCGGTGCCCAACCGATTGCACGCTGGCGTGATGTGTTGGAGGGAGGAGGGAGGAGATAG
- the lon gene encoding endopeptidase La yields the protein MQRPPMPEIPDVLPVLPINNAILFPGMFLPLVVSGEAWVRLVDEAALSTKIIGVFRRIQSGAEFEPEMLAQTGTAALIVRMMRLPQGGVQLLLQGQARIKVQRWVTVKPYPQAHVTVALDPVDVSMETTGLARAVLAGFQQIVEQSPNLPDELAIAAANAPHPGMLADLIAANLNLNLDDQQKVLDTFDVHERLQLVLRLLEREREILLIGRKAQEEVSKNQREYVLRQQLEAIKRELGETDDHAAEIAELRRRIEEANLPAEARQEAERELLRLERMPPGAAEYTVARTYLDWLLDLPWHTSTEDNLDITQARQVLDEDHYDLERIKERIIEYLAVRKLRREEGADNEARGPILCFVGPPGVGKTSLGASIARALGRKFVRVALGGVRDEAEIRGHRRTYIGALPGRIIQGLSRAKSNNPVLLLDEVDKLSIGFQGDPAAALLEVLDPEQNVAFVDRYLDVPFDLSKVLFVCTANRADTIPPALLDRMELLELAGYTEQEKLEIARRYLIPRQRREQGMTNRGPELTTAALQRLIREYTHEAGVRDLERRIGAIYRKMATRLASEQTLPDQVDAADLDDLLGPPRFRSETILGDNEVGVVTGLAWTPTGGDVLFVEVSVIPGNGQLILTGQLGDVMKESARAALTYARSRASALGIDPEVFQKSDIHIHVPAGAVPKDGPSAGITIASALISALTRREVDKRIAMTGEVTLRGKVLPIGGVKEKLLAAQRAGVRKVLLPTENEIDLRDVPAETKEQLEIVLVKHMDEVLHELGLEIAPQPVSE from the coding sequence ATGCAACGTCCGCCTATGCCGGAGATACCGGATGTCTTGCCGGTATTGCCGATTAACAACGCGATCCTGTTCCCCGGCATGTTTTTGCCGCTGGTGGTGAGTGGTGAAGCCTGGGTACGGCTGGTTGACGAGGCAGCACTCTCTACCAAGATCATCGGCGTCTTCCGCCGCATTCAGTCCGGCGCCGAGTTTGAGCCGGAGATGCTGGCCCAGACCGGCACGGCAGCCTTAATTGTGCGGATGATGCGCCTGCCCCAGGGTGGCGTGCAACTGTTGTTGCAAGGGCAGGCCCGGATCAAGGTGCAGCGGTGGGTGACCGTCAAGCCATATCCCCAGGCGCACGTTACGGTCGCTCTCGATCCAGTTGATGTTTCGATGGAGACCACCGGCCTGGCGCGAGCGGTACTGGCAGGTTTCCAGCAGATCGTTGAGCAAAGTCCGAATTTGCCCGATGAACTGGCGATTGCCGCCGCGAACGCTCCCCATCCGGGCATGCTGGCCGATCTGATCGCGGCCAACCTGAATCTGAATCTCGACGATCAGCAAAAGGTTCTCGACACGTTTGATGTGCATGAGCGGCTGCAACTGGTGTTGCGTCTGCTTGAGCGTGAGCGCGAAATCCTGTTAATTGGCCGCAAAGCCCAGGAAGAGGTCTCGAAGAACCAGCGCGAATACGTGTTACGGCAACAGCTCGAGGCAATCAAGCGCGAGCTAGGCGAAACCGATGATCATGCCGCTGAAATTGCCGAGTTGCGGCGGCGCATCGAAGAGGCCAATCTACCGGCTGAAGCCCGTCAGGAAGCAGAGCGCGAGCTGTTGCGCCTTGAACGGATGCCCCCTGGCGCAGCCGAATACACCGTTGCCCGCACCTACCTCGACTGGCTGCTCGATCTGCCGTGGCACACCAGCACCGAGGACAATCTCGATATTACCCAGGCCCGCCAGGTACTTGATGAAGACCACTACGATCTCGAACGCATCAAAGAGCGGATTATCGAGTATCTGGCGGTACGCAAATTACGCCGGGAAGAAGGTGCTGACAACGAGGCGCGTGGTCCGATCCTCTGCTTCGTCGGTCCGCCCGGCGTGGGCAAGACGAGTCTGGGCGCGTCAATTGCCCGGGCGTTAGGGCGTAAGTTTGTCCGGGTTGCCCTCGGTGGTGTACGCGATGAGGCCGAAATTCGTGGTCATCGTCGCACTTACATCGGTGCCCTGCCCGGTCGGATTATCCAGGGGCTGAGTCGGGCCAAGAGTAACAATCCGGTGCTGCTGCTCGATGAGGTGGATAAGCTCAGCATCGGCTTTCAGGGCGATCCGGCAGCGGCACTACTCGAAGTGCTCGATCCTGAACAGAATGTCGCGTTCGTTGATCGTTACCTGGATGTACCGTTTGATCTGAGTAAAGTACTCTTTGTTTGTACGGCCAACCGGGCTGATACCATCCCGCCGGCGTTGCTCGACCGGATGGAACTGCTGGAACTTGCCGGTTACACCGAACAAGAAAAGCTGGAAATAGCCCGTCGCTATCTCATCCCGCGCCAGCGCCGTGAACAGGGCATGACAAATCGCGGGCCAGAGTTGACCACAGCCGCCTTGCAGCGTCTCATTCGCGAATACACGCATGAAGCCGGCGTTCGTGATCTGGAACGGCGGATTGGGGCGATCTATCGCAAGATGGCGACCCGTCTGGCCTCGGAACAGACGCTACCCGATCAGGTTGATGCGGCTGATCTCGACGACCTGCTAGGGCCGCCGCGCTTCCGCAGCGAGACCATCCTCGGCGACAATGAAGTGGGGGTGGTTACCGGGCTGGCCTGGACACCGACCGGCGGTGACGTGCTCTTCGTTGAGGTGAGTGTCATTCCGGGCAATGGTCAGCTCATCCTGACCGGTCAATTGGGTGATGTGATGAAAGAATCGGCGCGGGCCGCCCTGACCTACGCCCGTTCGCGCGCATCCGCTCTGGGTATCGATCCAGAGGTCTTCCAGAAGAGTGACATTCACATTCACGTGCCGGCCGGTGCTGTGCCGAAAGATGGCCCATCGGCAGGCATCACCATCGCCAGTGCGCTCATCTCGGCGCTGACCAGACGCGAAGTTGACAAACGGATCGCGATGACCGGTGAAGTAACCCTCCGTGGCAAGGTATTGCCTATCGGCGGTGTCAAAGAAAAACTACTTGCCGCGCAGCGGGCCGGTGTGCGCAAAGTTCTGCTCCCTACCGAAAACGAGATCGACCTTCGCGACGTACCTGCCGAAACGAAGGAGCAGTTGGAGATTGTGCTGGTCAAGCATATGGACGAGGTACTGCACGAACTGGGTCTGGAAATTGCCCCGCAACCGGTGAGTGAGTAA
- a CDS encoding Hsp20/alpha crystallin family protein, with protein MSDSSYIRILRTRLPYVQFDTRPWTPPLNVFETDREMILVIELAGVDPATLQIEAYPELVRIAGARQLTLPTGLRRLHRMEIAAGVFQIEVPFERLIDPEQTSARSVHGLLEIRLPFAGRTLRQVVIPVLEGEQS; from the coding sequence ATGAGTGATTCTTCGTACATTCGTATTCTGCGTACCCGACTGCCTTACGTCCAGTTCGATACGCGACCCTGGACGCCACCGCTCAACGTGTTCGAGACCGACCGGGAGATGATTCTGGTCATTGAGCTGGCCGGGGTTGATCCGGCGACCTTACAGATCGAAGCCTATCCCGAACTGGTCAGGATCGCCGGTGCCCGGCAGCTCACGCTGCCGACCGGTCTGCGTCGTCTGCACCGGATGGAGATTGCGGCCGGTGTGTTTCAAATTGAGGTGCCATTTGAACGATTGATCGATCCCGAACAGACCAGTGCTCGCTCGGTGCATGGGTTGCTTGAGATTCGCCTGCCCTTTGCCGGACGTACACTACGCCAGGTCGTTATTCCAGTGCTGGAGGGAGAACAATCGTGA
- a CDS encoding chaperone modulator CbpM has protein sequence MLVRRMSLEELAVAVGLPVPVLQYLTDMGYIHPVPELPAAEFAELRLIRRLINDLEVPSEAVDIILHMRRRMLEMQREIARLRAELAYRRAFEHSRNWIDAEWYE, from the coding sequence ATGCTTGTGCGACGGATGAGTTTAGAGGAGCTGGCTGTAGCAGTTGGTCTGCCGGTACCGGTCTTGCAATACCTGACCGACATGGGGTACATTCATCCCGTTCCCGAATTACCGGCAGCCGAGTTTGCTGAGTTACGCCTGATCCGCCGCCTGATCAATGATCTGGAAGTGCCTTCAGAGGCGGTTGACATCATTTTGCACATGCGCCGACGAATGCTGGAGATGCAGCGTGAAATTGCCCGGTTACGGGCAGAACTGGCTTATCGGCGTGCGTTTGAACACAGTCGCAACTGGATCGATGCTGAGTGGTACGAGTAG
- a CDS encoding S1C family serine protease, with protein MERQSGRGRWIVLFIELALLVVIAGAFVWTAFTGNRPATIVVAPSPTPVVLPAPTVVPLTATDLEAQIAAVYREAGVSVVNITSRSISYDFFFNPVPRQGSGSGFFYDDQGHIVTNYHVIADADELQVTLADGQTVPARIVGSDPSNDLAVIKVDLPTATIRPLPIGDSTQVYVGQFVLAIGNPFGLERTLTFGIVSALGRVIESPNQRFIGEVIQSDVAINPGNSGGPLLDLSGRVIGVNSAILSPSGANAGIGFAISSRTVQRVVPVLIREGRYPHPSLGVRVIELTPQRASLFERAGMQLPVTQGLLIAELITNGPAAQAGLRGPDRLVRVGNLNLPVGGDVIVAVNDRPITTSQDLLVYLETETQVGETVQVKIIRDGREQVVPVTLAELQF; from the coding sequence ATGGAGCGTCAATCTGGACGCGGTCGCTGGATCGTTCTTTTTATCGAGCTGGCCCTGCTTGTCGTAATTGCCGGCGCTTTTGTCTGGACAGCATTCACCGGCAATCGTCCGGCGACCATTGTCGTTGCCCCGTCTCCCACGCCGGTTGTATTGCCGGCGCCGACGGTCGTGCCGCTCACCGCTACCGATCTGGAAGCGCAGATCGCTGCCGTCTACCGCGAAGCTGGTGTCAGTGTGGTGAATATTACCAGTCGCTCAATCAGTTACGATTTCTTCTTCAACCCGGTACCACGGCAGGGTAGTGGTTCGGGCTTTTTCTACGATGACCAGGGACATATCGTTACCAACTATCACGTGATCGCCGATGCTGACGAACTACAGGTGACGCTGGCCGATGGTCAGACGGTGCCGGCCCGGATTGTTGGCAGCGATCCGTCGAACGATCTGGCCGTGATCAAGGTTGATCTGCCGACAGCGACAATTCGTCCGCTGCCAATTGGCGACTCAACCCAGGTCTATGTTGGTCAATTTGTGCTGGCTATCGGTAATCCGTTCGGATTGGAGCGTACCCTGACCTTTGGTATCGTCAGTGCTTTGGGCCGAGTGATTGAGAGTCCCAACCAGCGCTTTATCGGCGAAGTGATTCAATCCGATGTCGCGATCAACCCCGGTAACTCCGGTGGCCCGCTGCTCGATCTCTCCGGTCGGGTGATCGGTGTTAACTCGGCGATTCTCAGTCCGAGCGGGGCAAATGCCGGGATCGGTTTTGCCATCTCGTCTCGGACTGTCCAGCGGGTTGTTCCCGTCCTGATCCGTGAGGGACGCTATCCGCATCCGTCACTGGGTGTGCGTGTGATCGAGTTAACCCCACAGCGGGCCAGTCTGTTCGAGCGAGCCGGTATGCAGTTGCCGGTAACGCAGGGGTTGCTGATCGCAGAGTTGATCACGAACGGGCCGGCGGCCCAGGCTGGATTACGCGGCCCTGATCGCCTCGTGCGGGTAGGTAATTTAAACCTGCCGGTCGGCGGCGATGTCATCGTTGCCGTCAATGATCGGCCCATCACGACCAGTCAAGACCTGCTCGTCTATCTTGAGACCGAGACACAGGTAGGCGAAACGGTGCAGGTCAAGATCATTCGTGATGGTCGTGAGCAGGTGGTGCCGGTAACGCTGGCTGAATTGCAATTCTAA
- a CDS encoding DnaJ C-terminal domain-containing protein, with protein MEFKDYYAILGLSPDADEQAIKQAYRKLARQYHPDVNPGDKKAEERFKEINEAYQALSDPERRRKYDELRSYYQRWQRSGGRGDFNWSQWQAAPGQQVYTYNVSPEDLEDLFGADSPFSDFFSSIFGQPQFRRASRAARGRDLEAPVTVSLEEAFSGTTRSLQVGDRRIEARIPRGVRTGTRVRLSGQGAPGIGGGPDGDLYLVVEVAPHPQFERDGDDLTTTIAVDAFTAAVGGEVRVPTIDGSVTLKIPPRTQADRVFRLRGKGMPRLENPAERGDLFARVKLVLPEPLSDAELATLRELVRKRQR; from the coding sequence ATGGAATTCAAAGATTACTATGCCATCTTAGGACTTAGCCCGGATGCCGATGAGCAGGCCATCAAACAAGCCTATCGCAAACTGGCCCGTCAATATCATCCTGACGTTAATCCGGGCGATAAGAAGGCCGAAGAGCGGTTCAAAGAGATAAATGAGGCGTATCAGGCGCTGAGCGACCCCGAACGGCGGCGCAAGTACGATGAATTGCGTTCGTATTATCAGCGCTGGCAACGCAGCGGCGGTCGCGGCGATTTCAATTGGAGCCAGTGGCAGGCTGCACCTGGCCAACAGGTCTATACCTACAATGTCTCGCCGGAAGACCTTGAGGACCTGTTTGGTGCCGACAGCCCGTTCTCTGATTTCTTCAGTTCAATTTTCGGTCAGCCCCAGTTCCGGCGTGCGAGTCGGGCGGCCCGTGGACGCGATCTTGAGGCGCCGGTAACCGTTTCGCTCGAAGAGGCCTTCTCAGGCACAACCCGCTCGCTGCAGGTCGGTGACCGCCGGATCGAAGCCCGCATCCCGCGTGGTGTGCGCACAGGTACCCGCGTGCGGTTGAGTGGTCAGGGGGCACCCGGTATTGGCGGCGGGCCGGACGGCGATCTCTATCTGGTCGTTGAGGTGGCGCCGCATCCGCAATTCGAGCGTGACGGTGACGATCTGACGACGACCATTGCGGTCGATGCCTTCACTGCGGCGGTAGGTGGCGAAGTGCGGGTGCCAACGATTGACGGTTCGGTGACGCTGAAGATACCGCCCCGCACGCAGGCAGATCGTGTGTTCCGTCTGCGTGGCAAAGGGATGCCGCGCCTGGAGAATCCCGCCGAGCGCGGTGATCTCTTTGCCCGCGTGAAGCTGGTGTTGCCGGAGCCGTTGAGTGACGCGGAGCTGGCTACGTTGCGTGAACTGGTGCGAAAACGCCAGCGCTAG
- a CDS encoding VLRF1 family aeRF1-type release factor has protein sequence MIDREAVQQIRADLGALQPPVLSLYVEVDPTRPENERRAWVLRARNAVKALAVPAEVEQVVLAALEAEIAPEARTLALFAAAPATERKSATVAVTKVPLHITLPLIDITNGKVEARWGEPYIAPLIYALDQYERTAVVWLRGEGWRFFEVFLGEIVEHTDVFRSVEADLWQQVTEFDPRRLRDDLRAQAMGNRDRFARRMENIAARYLQRLAELTERALDHFRIRRLVLLGREEATKQFADLLPRSVRQMVIAHVADLPHPDASPAHVLAKVLPALEQVEQSHEQALLEQVTRQPGVWGIDPTLNALQEGRLSVLIAPWQLDAQVWMASNGLLAGSREQIATLVPDGEAQPVALRDVLVDACAAFATRLEFVSGPAQDHLSRDFGGLAGLLRW, from the coding sequence ATGATTGATCGGGAAGCAGTGCAGCAGATACGGGCTGATCTGGGAGCATTGCAGCCGCCGGTCCTGTCGTTGTACGTCGAGGTTGATCCAACCCGGCCCGAAAATGAGCGGCGCGCCTGGGTGTTGCGCGCACGTAATGCAGTGAAAGCCCTGGCAGTGCCGGCTGAGGTTGAACAAGTGGTACTTGCAGCTCTTGAGGCGGAGATTGCTCCGGAGGCGCGCACGCTGGCCCTGTTCGCTGCCGCGCCTGCGACCGAGCGCAAGAGCGCAACCGTCGCGGTGACGAAGGTGCCACTCCATATCACGCTGCCTTTAATCGACATAACAAACGGAAAAGTAGAGGCGCGTTGGGGCGAACCGTACATTGCGCCTCTGATTTACGCGCTCGATCAATACGAGCGTACCGCGGTGGTCTGGTTGCGCGGTGAAGGCTGGCGTTTCTTCGAGGTCTTTCTGGGTGAGATTGTTGAGCATACCGACGTGTTCCGGAGCGTTGAAGCCGATCTCTGGCAGCAGGTCACCGAGTTTGACCCCCGCCGACTGCGGGATGATCTACGGGCACAGGCGATGGGCAATCGTGATCGGTTTGCCCGGCGCATGGAGAACATTGCAGCGCGCTATCTGCAACGGCTGGCCGAACTCACCGAACGCGCACTTGATCATTTCCGCATTCGCCGACTGGTTCTGCTCGGTCGCGAAGAGGCAACCAAACAGTTTGCCGATCTGTTACCGCGTTCCGTTCGGCAGATGGTTATTGCGCATGTAGCCGATTTACCGCATCCCGATGCGTCACCAGCCCATGTGCTGGCAAAGGTGCTGCCGGCGCTAGAGCAGGTCGAGCAGAGCCACGAACAGGCATTGCTGGAACAGGTAACGCGCCAGCCCGGTGTATGGGGGATTGATCCAACGCTCAATGCGTTGCAAGAGGGCAGGTTGAGCGTGCTGATTGCGCCATGGCAGCTCGATGCTCAGGTCTGGATGGCGTCTAATGGGTTGCTGGCCGGGAGTCGTGAACAGATTGCGACCCTGGTTCCCGATGGCGAAGCACAGCCGGTTGCATTGCGTGATGTCCTGGTTGATGCATGTGCCGCGTTTGCGACGCGGCTGGAATTTGTGTCCGGCCCTGCCCAGGATCACCTGTCACGCGATTTCGGCGGTCTGGCCGGATTGTTGCGCTGGTAA
- a CDS encoding DUF2905 domain-containing protein: MTELGRWLIGAGVILVVIGLVVLAAGRLPWLGRLPGDILIERDNLTIFIPLGTMLVVSLILTVIANLIARWWR, translated from the coding sequence ATGACCGAGCTTGGACGCTGGTTGATCGGTGCTGGTGTCATTTTGGTTGTGATCGGGCTGGTCGTGCTGGCTGCCGGTCGTTTGCCCTGGTTGGGTCGCCTTCCCGGTGACATCCTGATCGAGCGTGATAATCTGACGATTTTCATCCCGCTTGGCACGATGCTGGTGGTGAGTCTGATATTGACTGTCATCGCCAATCTGATTGCCCGCTGGTGGCGATGA
- a CDS encoding prohibitin family protein, with protein sequence MNQNRQPFPTSTMRGWSMSAAVGIVLLIMIAIFVVSNSVTTIEAGTRGVLKTFGEITGVLDEGLHFRTPFITSVTVVEVRTQRYESNSSAASRDLQTVTTQVVINYRPDASQVDRLVREIGVDYERRVVDPAIQEALKAATARFTAEELITRRPEVSDLILNILSERLTPRGVIVESVSITDFNFSPEFARAIEAKQVAEQDALRAARELERARIEAQQQVARAEAEAKARLEIARAEAESLRLLGEVVSPQLLQLRFIERWDGILPRLVSGDNGLLTMLSIPTDGMLGETPTAQPTPPNSEQPTGTTGGE encoded by the coding sequence ATGAATCAGAATCGTCAACCATTTCCTACCTCAACCATGCGCGGATGGTCAATGTCAGCAGCGGTCGGGATTGTGCTGCTGATCATGATTGCCATCTTTGTTGTCAGCAACTCAGTAACCACCATTGAAGCCGGTACCCGCGGTGTGTTGAAGACGTTCGGCGAGATTACCGGCGTGCTTGACGAAGGACTGCATTTCCGCACTCCTTTCATCACCTCGGTCACAGTGGTTGAAGTTCGTACTCAACGCTACGAGTCGAACTCAAGTGCTGCCTCGCGTGACCTTCAGACCGTAACTACCCAGGTTGTCATCAACTATCGTCCTGACGCCTCGCAGGTTGATCGACTGGTGCGCGAGATCGGTGTAGATTACGAGCGCCGGGTTGTTGATCCAGCCATTCAGGAGGCGCTCAAGGCTGCAACTGCTCGCTTCACTGCCGAAGAGCTGATCACTCGCCGACCCGAAGTGTCGGACTTGATCCTGAACATCTTGAGTGAACGGCTGACCCCACGCGGTGTGATTGTCGAGAGTGTTTCAATCACCGACTTCAATTTCAGCCCTGAATTTGCCCGTGCCATCGAAGCCAAGCAGGTCGCCGAACAAGATGCCCTGCGCGCCGCACGCGAACTTGAGCGGGCACGGATCGAGGCGCAGCAGCAGGTAGCGCGCGCCGAAGCCGAAGCCAAAGCGCGCCTGGAAATTGCCCGCGCCGAAGCCGAGTCGCTGCGGTTGCTCGGTGAAGTCGTTAGCCCGCAACTGCTCCAATTGCGCTTCATCGAACGTTGGGACGGCATCCTCCCCCGTCTGGTGAGTGGTGACAACGGCTTGCTGACAATGTTGAGCATTCCAACCGATGGTATGCTCGGTGAAACACCAACCGCTCAACCAACACCCCCGAACAGCGAACAACCGACGGGAACAACGGGTGGTGAGTAG
- a CDS encoding ABC transporter substrate-binding protein → MRRFLFRILALVLIHLLVACGNQQTSSPTLTAVPTNSTAAMTAPTATAIPTVVPTVAPTVAVLEPPTANLTDECVSEFDPEIDYFPEKVTLSDATGWTIEYFNHYKVITVLNPWRNADTQFQYILVQCGTPPPPASDNALIIEIPVQRVIAMSTTQLPHLDGLGVLDKLIGVDSFLYINNEAVRKKIDAGELVEIGSGGQVNVEQALDLEPDLIMTYGVGNPEYDAHPKLLEAGLNVVLNSEYMEGSPLGRAEWIKFTAAFFNQEAKANELYTAIAQRYRDIAAKARAVAEKPTVFANAPFRGTWYMPGGKSYVAQLLADAGANYLWADDTSSGSQQLSFEEVFERAQNASFWLNPGSAKSLSELQQMDERFTQFAAFQNGAVFNNNKRLNENGGNDYWETGVTNPHLILADLIKIFHPELLPDHELFFYQQLTP, encoded by the coding sequence ATGCGTCGTTTCCTATTCCGCATCCTGGCACTTGTCCTTATCCATCTGCTCGTTGCATGTGGCAATCAGCAAACCAGTTCCCCCACCTTAACCGCTGTCCCAACGAACTCGACAGCAGCAATGACAGCCCCTACTGCAACCGCTATACCGACCGTTGTACCAACAGTCGCCCCAACAGTAGCAGTGCTTGAACCACCGACCGCAAATCTGACCGATGAGTGTGTAAGCGAGTTTGATCCGGAGATTGACTATTTTCCAGAAAAGGTTACGCTCAGCGATGCAACCGGTTGGACAATCGAGTACTTCAACCACTACAAAGTGATTACGGTTCTCAACCCATGGCGAAACGCCGACACCCAGTTCCAATACATACTGGTGCAATGCGGTACTCCACCACCACCAGCTAGCGACAATGCACTGATCATTGAAATTCCAGTGCAGCGCGTGATTGCAATGTCTACAACGCAACTTCCACACCTCGACGGGCTAGGTGTGCTCGATAAGCTGATAGGTGTCGATAGTTTTCTGTACATCAACAACGAAGCAGTGCGCAAGAAGATCGACGCTGGAGAACTGGTAGAAATTGGCAGTGGCGGTCAGGTCAATGTTGAACAGGCACTCGATCTCGAACCAGATCTGATTATGACATATGGGGTTGGCAATCCCGAGTACGACGCTCACCCCAAACTCCTGGAAGCCGGTCTGAATGTTGTTTTAAACAGTGAATACATGGAAGGCTCACCACTTGGGCGCGCTGAATGGATCAAGTTCACCGCTGCATTTTTCAACCAGGAAGCGAAAGCAAACGAACTGTATACCGCCATTGCCCAACGCTACCGCGACATCGCAGCTAAAGCCCGTGCCGTAGCTGAAAAACCCACCGTCTTTGCGAATGCCCCATTCCGCGGCACGTGGTATATGCCCGGTGGAAAGAGTTATGTTGCGCAACTGCTGGCCGATGCCGGGGCAAACTACCTCTGGGCTGATGACACTTCGAGTGGAAGTCAGCAATTAAGCTTTGAAGAGGTCTTCGAGCGTGCTCAGAATGCATCCTTCTGGCTGAACCCCGGTAGTGCCAAGAGCCTGAGCGAACTGCAACAAATGGATGAACGATTTACACAGTTTGCTGCCTTCCAGAATGGCGCGGTCTTCAACAACAATAAACGATTAAACGAGAATGGTGGCAACGATTATTGGGAGACCGGTGTAACGAATCCACATCTGATCCTGGCAGATTTGATCAAGATTTTCCACCCAGAACTCTTGCCGGATCACGAACTCTTCTTCTATCAGCAACTGACACCGTAG
- a CDS encoding iron ABC transporter permease, with product MTKTLSAAIQSTRWPRPGLQPLVLLAMVGVTLCIFLLSLSLGSVSIPPEQVLSILLYQEAERKSWVTIIYDFRLPKALTAALAGAALGVSGLQMQTLFRNPLADPFVLGISSGASLGVAIVVLSVGAANTALLAVAGLLGNVSLVVAASLGAGMVMMIILTLAQRVRSSITLLILGLMIGYVTSAVVSLLLYFSIAERIQAYIAWSFGNFGGVTWSQMQVLAPTIGIGLILALLLTKVLNALLLGEAYARSMGMDIQLARCGIVLSSSVLAGTITAFCGPIAFLGIAIPHLCRALFRTADHRILLPACMWIGATIALLGDLIAQVPGYSIVLPLNAINALFGAPIVMWVVLQRYRGVFGL from the coding sequence ATGACAAAAACACTCTCAGCAGCGATACAATCTACACGATGGCCACGGCCAGGCTTGCAACCGTTGGTTCTACTGGCAATGGTTGGCGTGACGCTATGCATCTTTTTGCTGAGTCTTAGTTTAGGATCGGTATCTATCCCACCCGAACAGGTGTTGAGTATTCTCTTGTACCAGGAGGCCGAACGGAAATCCTGGGTCACAATCATTTATGATTTTCGTCTTCCCAAAGCACTGACCGCCGCGCTGGCCGGTGCTGCGCTTGGTGTTAGCGGCTTGCAGATGCAGACCCTGTTTCGCAACCCTCTGGCCGATCCGTTCGTTCTCGGCATTAGTTCAGGTGCCAGTCTGGGAGTAGCCATCGTTGTACTGAGTGTTGGTGCGGCAAACACAGCACTCCTCGCAGTTGCCGGCCTACTCGGTAACGTGAGCCTGGTAGTTGCCGCCAGTCTCGGCGCCGGTATGGTTATGATGATTATTCTCACCCTCGCTCAACGAGTGCGGAGTAGCATCACCTTACTTATCCTGGGTCTGATGATAGGCTATGTAACCAGTGCTGTGGTCAGTCTCCTGCTGTACTTCAGTATCGCTGAGCGTATTCAGGCCTACATCGCCTGGAGCTTTGGCAACTTTGGTGGGGTAACATGGAGCCAGATGCAGGTACTGGCACCGACCATCGGAATAGGGTTAATACTGGCATTACTCCTGACAAAAGTACTTAACGCCCTGCTGCTAGGCGAGGCATACGCACGCAGTATGGGTATGGATATTCAACTGGCGAGATGTGGTATTGTCCTGAGCAGTTCTGTCCTCGCTGGTACAATCACCGCATTCTGTGGCCCAATTGCATTTCTCGGCATTGCCATTCCTCATCTCTGTCGAGCACTATTCCGCACCGCCGATCATCGTATTCTGCTCCCTGCCTGTATGTGGATTGGAGCAACAATCGCCCTGCTTGGTGATTTGATCGCCCAGGTGCCAGGCTATAGTATCGTCTTACCGCTCAATGCCATCAACGCACTCTTCGGTGCACCCATCGTTATGTGGGTCGTTCTGCAACGGTATCGAGGAGTTTTTGGGTTATGA